A single window of Streptomyces griseoviridis DNA harbors:
- the map gene encoding type I methionyl aminopeptidase has protein sequence MIEILNSARIERARDTGALVGDILHTLKQRSTVGTNLLDIDQWAKQMITEAGAQSCYVDYAPSFGRGPFGHYICTAVNDGVLHGLPHNYTLADGDLLTLDLAVARGGVAADAAISFLVGDARPAESVAMIETTERALAAGIAAAKPGARIGDLSHAIGTVLGEAGYPINTEFGGHGIGTTMHQDPHVSNTGRPGRGYKLRPGLLLALEPWVMADTATLVTDADGWTLRSATGCRTAHSEHTIAITDDGAEILTLPRATRP, from the coding sequence ATGATTGAGATCCTGAACTCCGCGCGCATCGAGCGGGCGAGGGACACCGGCGCCCTGGTCGGAGACATCCTGCACACGCTGAAGCAGCGGAGCACGGTCGGGACGAACCTGCTGGACATCGATCAGTGGGCGAAGCAGATGATCACCGAGGCAGGGGCCCAGTCCTGCTACGTCGACTACGCGCCCTCCTTCGGACGCGGCCCGTTCGGGCACTACATCTGCACGGCCGTCAACGACGGAGTGCTCCACGGGCTGCCGCACAACTACACGCTGGCCGACGGCGACCTGCTGACCCTCGACCTCGCCGTCGCCAGGGGCGGGGTCGCCGCGGACGCCGCGATCAGCTTCCTGGTGGGCGACGCCAGGCCCGCGGAGAGCGTCGCGATGATCGAGACCACCGAACGCGCCCTCGCCGCCGGCATCGCCGCCGCCAAGCCCGGGGCACGCATCGGCGACCTCTCCCACGCCATCGGCACCGTCCTCGGCGAGGCGGGCTACCCCATCAACACCGAGTTCGGCGGCCACGGCATCGGCACGACCATGCACCAGGACCCGCACGTCTCGAACACCGGACGCCCCGGCCGCGGCTACAAGCTGCGCCCCGGACTGCTGCTCGCCCTGGAGCCCTGGGTGATGGCCGACACCGCCACACTCGTCACCGACGCCGACGGCTGGACCCTGCGCAGCGCGACGGGCTGCCGGACCGCACACAGCGAGCACACCATCGCCATCACCGACGACGGAGCCGAGATCCTCACCCTGCCGAGGGCGACACGCCCGTAG
- a CDS encoding HAMP domain-containing protein, whose protein sequence is MTAARDGDFRKVPETGQGMVAELTAVFNQIMDRTTHFNGETQRVKRELVRHGRLDERLSASPGQGAWASRVSDVNQLLDALVAPAANATRVLDAVAGGDLTQRVDLHDGNRQLRGDLRRLARAVNKMVDQLSLFTGEVTRVAREVGTEGRLGGRAKVQGLSGSWRDVTEAVNTMAARLTAQVRDIALVTTAVARGDLTRTVTVEATGELLELKLTVNTMVDQLSAFADEVTRVAREVGTEGQLGGRAQVRGVSGVWKDLTDNVNFMASNLTSQVRNIAQVTTAVANGDLSQKITVDAKGEILELKSTINTMVDQLSAFADEVTRVAREVGTEGNLGGRAQVRGVSGVWKDLTDNVNFMADNLTSQVRNIALVSTAVAQGDLGKKITVEAKGEILELKSTINTMVDQLSAFADEVTRVAREVGTEGNLGGQAQVRGVSGVWKDLTDNVNFMALNLTSQVRNIAQVTTAVANGDLSKKITVDARGEILELKDTVNTMVEQLRAFADEVTRVAREVGTDGRLGGRAQVLGVSGVWRDLTDNVNYMADNLTSQVRNIAQVTTAVANGDLSKKIDVDARGEILELKTAINTMVDTLSSFSSEVTRVAREVGSEGQLGGQARVEGVYGTWKRLTTNVNELASNLTTQVRAIAEVASAVAQGDMSRSITVETQGEVAELKDNINLMVANLRETTRAKDWLESNLARLAALMQGHRDLMEVADLILRELTPLVNAQYGAFFLADPDEDGPALRTTVPAKGLAFIAGYGSAQGATMETGGLPVHGLVRQAAREKKRILVEEAPPDYIKINSGLGEAAPASVVIIPILFEDKLLGVIELASFSRFSDVHLAFFDQFVNTIGVAINTIIANSRTESLLGESQRLAMQLQERSDELQKQQAELRRSNAELEEKAALLATSSQYKSEFLANMSHELRTPLNSLLILARLLSDNPDGHLTDQEVQFATTIHRSGSDLLQLINDILDLSKIEAGRMDVRPKRLPLIKLLDYVHATFRPLTLDRGLAFEVAVGEGVPREMYSDEQRLQQILRNLLSNAIKFTASGRVELRVSLVDDPGRPGTDHRYPGEGATGEELIAFEVTDTGIGIAAEKLPVIFEAFQQADGTTNRKYGGTGLGLSISREIAGLLGGRIVAESRPGHGSTFTLYVPVTSPGHPADEPAPEDRRPLVPAQSLPEPPGSAHDADDGWPAPTKLEAWQRGRAGQVLPGRRVLIVDDDIRNVFALTHVLGRVGMPVLYAENGREGIETLERNPDVELVLMDIMMPEMDGYETIAAIRRAPRWTGLPIVALTAKAMPGDREKSIARGANDYVPKPVDVDQLLTVVCALLDPQGAEAGAPADGTPTE, encoded by the coding sequence ATGACCGCCGCACGGGACGGCGACTTCAGGAAGGTGCCGGAGACCGGCCAGGGGATGGTGGCCGAACTCACGGCCGTCTTCAACCAGATCATGGACCGCACGACGCACTTCAACGGCGAGACGCAGCGGGTGAAAAGGGAGTTGGTCCGGCACGGGCGGCTGGACGAGCGGCTTTCGGCCAGTCCGGGTCAGGGCGCGTGGGCGTCCCGGGTGAGCGATGTGAACCAGCTCCTGGACGCGCTGGTGGCGCCGGCCGCCAACGCGACCCGGGTGCTGGACGCGGTGGCGGGCGGCGACCTGACCCAGCGGGTCGATCTGCACGACGGGAACCGGCAGTTGAGGGGCGATCTGCGGCGCCTCGCCCGTGCCGTGAACAAGATGGTCGACCAACTGTCGCTGTTCACCGGTGAGGTGACGCGGGTGGCGCGCGAGGTCGGCACCGAGGGGCGGCTCGGCGGCCGGGCCAAGGTGCAGGGCTTGTCGGGCAGTTGGCGCGATGTGACCGAGGCGGTCAACACGATGGCGGCCCGGCTGACCGCCCAGGTGCGGGACATCGCGCTGGTGACGACGGCGGTGGCGCGCGGCGACCTGACCCGGACGGTGACGGTGGAGGCGACCGGTGAGCTGCTGGAGCTGAAGCTCACCGTGAACACGATGGTGGACCAGCTCTCCGCCTTCGCCGACGAGGTGACCCGGGTGGCCCGCGAGGTGGGCACCGAGGGGCAGTTGGGCGGGCGGGCCCAGGTGCGCGGGGTGTCCGGGGTGTGGAAGGACCTCACCGACAACGTCAACTTCATGGCGTCGAACCTGACCTCGCAGGTCCGCAACATCGCGCAGGTCACCACCGCCGTCGCCAACGGCGACCTCAGCCAGAAGATCACGGTCGACGCGAAGGGCGAGATCCTGGAGCTGAAGTCGACCATCAACACCATGGTCGACCAGCTCTCCGCCTTCGCCGACGAGGTCACCCGCGTCGCCCGCGAGGTCGGCACCGAGGGCAACCTCGGCGGGCGGGCCCAGGTGCGCGGGGTCTCCGGGGTCTGGAAGGACCTGACCGACAACGTCAACTTCATGGCCGACAACCTCACTTCGCAGGTCCGCAACATCGCCCTGGTGTCGACGGCGGTGGCGCAGGGCGACCTCGGCAAGAAGATCACCGTCGAGGCGAAGGGCGAGATCCTGGAGCTGAAGTCGACCATCAACACCATGGTCGACCAGCTCTCCGCCTTCGCCGACGAGGTCACCCGCGTCGCCCGCGAGGTCGGCACCGAGGGCAACCTCGGCGGGCAGGCGCAGGTGCGCGGGGTCTCCGGGGTCTGGAAGGACCTCACCGACAACGTCAACTTCATGGCGCTGAACCTGACCTCGCAAGTCCGCAACATCGCGCAGGTCACCACCGCCGTCGCCAACGGCGACCTGTCGAAGAAGATCACCGTGGACGCGCGCGGCGAGATCCTCGAACTGAAGGACACCGTCAACACGATGGTGGAGCAGCTGCGGGCCTTCGCCGACGAGGTGACCCGGGTGGCCCGCGAGGTCGGCACGGACGGCAGACTCGGCGGCCGGGCCCAGGTGCTGGGCGTGTCCGGGGTGTGGCGTGACCTGACGGACAACGTCAACTACATGGCGGACAACCTCACTTCGCAGGTGCGCAACATCGCGCAGGTCACCACGGCCGTCGCCAACGGCGACCTGTCGAAGAAGATCGACGTGGACGCGCGCGGCGAGATCCTGGAGCTGAAGACGGCCATCAACACGATGGTCGACACGCTGTCGTCGTTCTCCTCCGAGGTCACCCGGGTGGCCCGCGAGGTCGGCTCCGAGGGCCAACTCGGCGGCCAGGCACGGGTGGAGGGCGTGTACGGCACCTGGAAGCGGCTGACGACCAACGTGAACGAACTCGCGTCGAACCTGACCACCCAGGTCCGCGCGATCGCCGAGGTGGCCTCCGCGGTGGCGCAGGGCGACATGTCCCGCTCGATCACGGTGGAGACCCAGGGCGAGGTCGCCGAGCTGAAGGACAACATCAACCTGATGGTGGCCAACCTGCGCGAGACGACCCGCGCGAAGGACTGGCTGGAGTCCAACCTCGCCCGGCTCGCCGCGCTGATGCAGGGCCACCGGGACCTGATGGAGGTCGCCGACCTGATCCTGCGCGAGCTGACCCCGCTGGTGAACGCGCAGTACGGGGCGTTCTTCCTGGCCGACCCGGACGAGGACGGCCCGGCGCTGCGCACCACCGTGCCGGCGAAGGGGCTGGCGTTCATCGCCGGGTACGGGTCGGCGCAGGGCGCGACCATGGAGACCGGGGGCCTGCCGGTGCACGGGCTGGTGCGGCAGGCGGCCAGGGAGAAGAAGCGCATCCTGGTCGAGGAGGCGCCACCGGACTACATCAAGATCAACAGCGGTCTCGGCGAGGCGGCCCCGGCCAGCGTGGTGATCATCCCGATCCTCTTCGAGGACAAGCTCCTCGGCGTGATCGAACTGGCCTCCTTCTCCCGCTTCTCCGATGTCCACCTGGCCTTCTTCGACCAGTTCGTGAACACCATCGGCGTCGCCATCAACACCATCATCGCCAACTCGCGCACCGAGTCGCTGCTCGGCGAGTCGCAGCGGCTGGCGATGCAGCTCCAGGAACGCTCGGACGAACTCCAGAAGCAGCAGGCGGAGTTGCGGCGCTCCAACGCCGAACTGGAGGAGAAGGCCGCCCTGCTGGCGACCAGCTCCCAGTACAAGTCGGAGTTCCTGGCGAACATGTCGCACGAGCTGCGCACCCCGCTGAACTCCCTGCTGATCCTGGCGCGGCTGCTGTCGGACAACCCCGACGGCCATCTCACCGACCAGGAGGTGCAGTTCGCCACGACGATCCACCGCTCCGGCTCCGACCTGCTGCAACTGATCAACGACATCCTGGACCTGTCGAAGATCGAGGCGGGCCGGATGGACGTCAGACCCAAGCGGCTGCCGCTGATCAAACTGCTCGACTACGTGCACGCCACCTTCCGGCCGCTCACCCTCGACCGGGGCCTCGCCTTCGAGGTGGCGGTCGGCGAGGGCGTGCCGCGCGAGATGTACTCGGACGAGCAGCGGCTCCAGCAGATCCTGCGCAACCTCCTCTCCAACGCGATCAAGTTCACCGCGTCCGGCCGGGTGGAGCTGCGGGTCTCCCTGGTCGACGACCCCGGGCGGCCGGGCACCGACCACCGGTACCCGGGCGAGGGAGCCACCGGCGAGGAGCTGATCGCGTTCGAGGTCACCGACACGGGCATCGGCATCGCCGCCGAGAAACTCCCGGTGATCTTCGAGGCGTTCCAGCAGGCCGACGGCACCACCAACCGCAAGTACGGCGGCACCGGCCTCGGCCTGTCCATCAGCCGGGAGATCGCCGGCCTGCTGGGCGGCAGGATCGTCGCCGAGAGCCGGCCGGGACACGGCTCCACCTTCACCCTGTACGTGCCGGTCACCAGCCCGGGACATCCGGCGGACGAGCCGGCCCCCGAGGACCGGCGCCCGCTGGTGCCCGCGCAGTCCCTGCCCGAACCGCCGGGCAGCGCGCACGACGCCGACGACGGATGGCCCGCGCCGACCAAGCTGGAGGCGTGGCAGCGGGGGCGGGCCGGACAGGTGCTGCCCGGCCGCCGGGTACTGATCGTGGACGACGACATCCGCAACGTCTTCGCGCTCACCCATGTGCTGGGGAGGGTCGGGATGCCGGTGCTGTACGCGGAGAACGGCCGCGAGGGCATCGAGACCCTGGAACGCAACCCGGACGTGGAACTCGTCCTGATGGACATCATGATGCCCGAGATGGACGGCTACGAGACCATCGCCGCCATCCGCCGCGCCCCCCGCTGGACCGGCCTGCCCATCGTGGCGCTGACCGCGAAGGCGATGCCGGGCGACCGCGAGAAGTCCATCGCGCGGGGCGCCAACGACTACGTACCCAAGCCGGTGGACGTCGACCAGCTGCTCACCGTCGTCTGCGCGCTCCTCGATCCGCAGGGCGCGGAGGCCGGGGCACCGGCCGACGGGACACCGACCGAATGA
- the lepA gene encoding translation elongation factor 4, translating to MPATPNNVPEPSRTDPALIRNFCIIAHIDHGKSTLADRMLQLTGVVEQRQMRAQYLDRMDIERERGITIKSQAVRLPWAPTDEPAKTHILNMIDTPGHVDFTYEVSRSLAACEGTVLLVDAAQGIEAQTLANLYLAMENDLTIIPVLNKIDLPAAQPEKFAEELANLVGCDPDDVLRVSAKTGVGVDALLDRTVRDIPPPVGVADAPARAMIFDSVYDSYRGVVTYVRVIDGQLNKRERIRMMSTGATHELLEIGTNSPEMLAADGLGVGEVGYLITGVKDVRQSKVGDTVTSQHKGATDALGGYKDPKPMVFSGLYPLDGSDYPELREALDKLQLNDAALVYEPETSAALGFGFRVGFLGLLHLDVIRERLEREFGLDLIATAPNVVYRVLMEDGSEHTVTNPSEFPEGKINDVYEPVVRATILAPSEFIGSIMELCQTRRGTLLGMDYLSEDRVEIRYTLPLAEIVFDFFDQLKSKTRGYASLDYEPTGEQTSSLVKVDILLHGDKVDAFSAITHKDQAYAYGVRLVAKLRELIPRQAFEVPIQAAIGSRVIARETIRAIRKDVLAKCYGGDISRKRKLLEKQKEGKKRMKMVGSVEVPQEAFIAVLSSDDSGGSAKGKK from the coding sequence GTGCCCGCGACCCCTAACAATGTGCCGGAGCCGAGCCGTACCGACCCGGCTCTGATCCGCAATTTCTGCATCATCGCGCACATCGACCACGGCAAGTCCACCCTCGCCGACCGGATGCTCCAGCTGACCGGTGTCGTCGAGCAGCGGCAGATGCGCGCTCAGTATCTCGACCGCATGGACATCGAGCGTGAGCGTGGCATCACGATCAAGTCCCAGGCGGTGCGTCTGCCGTGGGCTCCGACGGACGAGCCCGCCAAGACGCACATCCTGAACATGATCGACACCCCCGGGCACGTCGACTTCACCTACGAGGTCTCGCGGTCGCTCGCCGCCTGCGAGGGGACCGTGCTCCTCGTCGACGCCGCCCAGGGCATCGAGGCCCAGACTCTCGCCAACCTGTACCTGGCGATGGAGAACGACCTCACGATCATCCCCGTCCTGAACAAGATCGACCTGCCGGCCGCGCAGCCCGAGAAGTTCGCCGAGGAGCTGGCGAACCTGGTCGGCTGCGACCCGGACGACGTGCTGCGGGTCTCCGCCAAGACCGGCGTCGGGGTCGACGCGCTGCTCGACCGGACGGTCCGGGACATCCCGCCGCCGGTCGGCGTCGCCGACGCGCCCGCCCGCGCCATGATCTTCGACTCGGTGTACGACTCGTACCGGGGCGTCGTGACGTACGTCCGGGTCATCGACGGCCAGCTCAACAAGCGTGAGCGGATCCGGATGATGTCCACCGGCGCCACCCACGAGCTGCTGGAGATCGGCACCAACTCGCCGGAGATGCTCGCGGCCGACGGGCTCGGCGTCGGCGAGGTCGGCTATCTGATCACCGGTGTGAAGGACGTCCGCCAGTCCAAGGTCGGTGACACCGTCACCAGCCAGCACAAGGGCGCCACGGACGCGCTCGGCGGCTACAAGGACCCGAAGCCGATGGTCTTCTCGGGCCTGTATCCGCTGGACGGCTCGGACTACCCGGAGCTGCGGGAGGCGCTGGACAAGCTCCAGCTGAACGACGCGGCCCTGGTGTACGAGCCGGAGACGTCGGCCGCGCTGGGCTTCGGCTTCCGCGTCGGGTTCCTCGGTCTGCTCCACCTCGACGTGATCCGGGAGCGGCTGGAGCGCGAGTTCGGCCTCGACCTCATCGCCACCGCGCCCAACGTGGTCTACCGGGTGCTGATGGAGGACGGCAGCGAGCACACCGTCACCAATCCGAGTGAGTTCCCCGAGGGCAAGATCAACGACGTGTACGAGCCCGTCGTGCGCGCCACGATCCTCGCGCCCTCCGAGTTCATCGGCTCGATCATGGAGCTGTGCCAGACCCGGCGCGGCACCCTGCTGGGCATGGACTACCTGTCCGAGGACCGGGTCGAGATCCGCTACACGCTGCCGCTCGCGGAGATCGTCTTCGACTTCTTCGACCAGCTGAAGTCGAAGACCCGCGGGTACGCCTCGCTCGACTACGAGCCCACCGGTGAGCAGACGTCCAGCCTGGTCAAGGTGGACATCCTGCTGCACGGCGACAAGGTGGACGCCTTCTCCGCGATCACCCACAAGGACCAGGCGTACGCCTACGGGGTCCGGCTGGTCGCCAAGCTGCGCGAGCTGATCCCGCGGCAGGCCTTCGAGGTGCCCATCCAGGCGGCCATCGGCTCCCGGGTGATCGCCCGCGAGACCATCCGCGCCATCCGCAAGGACGTCCTCGCCAAGTGCTACGGCGGTGATATCTCCCGGAAGCGGAAGCTGCTGGAGAAGCAGAAGGAGGGCAAGAAGCGGATGAAGATGGTGGGTTCCGTCGAGGTTCCCCAGGAAGCCTTCATCGCCGTCCTGAGCAGCGACGACAGCGGCGGCTCCGCCAAGGGCAAGAAGTAA
- a CDS encoding AMP-dependent synthetase/ligase has translation MSDTQTLIENRPASVAALFLDRVAATPDAEAYRYPVAPASGQGPDGWKSLSWGEASERVHAIAAGLIALGVEPEQRVALASATRIEWILADLGIMCAGAATTTVYPQTNEDESAFILADSDSRVLIAEDAAQLAKAQGRRGELPDLTHIVVIDPAGVEPGGDVLTLAELERRGAAHLEKHPELIKERVGAITRDQLATLIYTSGTTGRPKGVRLPHDNWAYMARAIAATGLVGPDDVQYLWLPLAHVFGKVLTSGQVGVGHVTAVDGRVDKIIENLPVVRPTYMAAVPRIFEKVYNGVAAKARAGGAAKYKIFQWAAEVARDYAKAAQDNFRRTGTASVPFALGAKHKAADALVYSKIREAFGGNLRACVSGSAALAPEIGYFFAGAGIHILEGYGLTESSAASFVNPGEAYRTGTVGKPLPGTEVRIADDGEILLRGPGIMEGYHGLPEKTAEVLEADGWFHTGDIGELSPDGYLRITDRKKDLIKTSGGKYIAPAEVEGQFKAVCPYVSNILVHGADRNFCTALISLDEPSLMEWAKENGLEGKAYAEVVAAPVTVAMVEDYIGQLNSGLQRWQTIKKFRLLPRDLDIEHGEITPSLKLKRPVVERAYKHLIDEMYAGTREA, from the coding sequence GTGAGCGACACACAGACCCTGATCGAGAACCGACCGGCGAGCGTCGCGGCCCTCTTCCTGGACCGCGTGGCCGCCACCCCGGACGCGGAGGCCTACCGGTACCCGGTGGCGCCCGCCTCGGGGCAGGGCCCGGACGGCTGGAAGTCGCTGAGCTGGGGCGAGGCATCCGAGCGGGTCCACGCCATCGCCGCGGGTCTGATCGCGCTCGGGGTCGAGCCCGAGCAGCGGGTCGCGCTCGCCTCCGCCACCCGGATCGAGTGGATCCTCGCCGACCTCGGCATCATGTGCGCGGGCGCCGCCACCACCACCGTCTACCCGCAGACCAACGAGGACGAGTCGGCGTTCATCCTCGCCGACTCCGACAGCCGGGTGCTGATCGCGGAGGACGCCGCCCAGCTCGCGAAGGCCCAGGGCAGGCGCGGCGAGCTGCCCGACCTCACGCACATCGTGGTGATCGACCCGGCCGGTGTCGAGCCGGGCGGGGACGTCCTCACCCTCGCGGAGCTGGAGCGGCGCGGTGCCGCCCATCTGGAGAAGCACCCCGAGCTGATCAAGGAGCGGGTCGGCGCGATCACCCGGGACCAGCTCGCCACCCTCATCTACACCTCGGGCACCACCGGCCGCCCCAAGGGCGTGCGCCTGCCGCACGACAACTGGGCGTACATGGCGCGCGCCATCGCCGCCACCGGTCTGGTCGGCCCCGACGACGTGCAGTACCTGTGGCTGCCGCTGGCGCACGTCTTCGGCAAGGTGCTCACCTCCGGCCAGGTCGGGGTCGGGCACGTCACCGCCGTCGACGGCCGGGTCGACAAGATCATCGAGAATCTGCCGGTCGTGCGGCCCACCTACATGGCGGCCGTGCCGCGCATCTTCGAGAAGGTCTACAACGGCGTCGCGGCCAAGGCCCGCGCGGGCGGCGCCGCCAAGTACAAGATCTTCCAGTGGGCCGCCGAGGTCGCCCGCGACTACGCCAAGGCCGCCCAGGACAACTTCCGCCGCACCGGCACCGCCTCCGTGCCGTTCGCGCTCGGCGCCAAGCACAAGGCCGCCGATGCGCTCGTCTACTCCAAGATCCGCGAGGCGTTCGGCGGCAACCTGCGCGCCTGTGTCTCCGGTTCGGCCGCCCTCGCGCCCGAGATCGGCTACTTCTTCGCCGGCGCGGGCATCCACATCCTGGAGGGCTACGGCCTCACCGAGTCGTCCGCCGCGTCTTTCGTGAACCCCGGCGAGGCGTACCGCACGGGCACCGTCGGCAAGCCGCTGCCCGGCACCGAGGTGCGGATCGCGGACGACGGCGAGATCCTGCTGCGCGGCCCCGGCATCATGGAGGGCTACCACGGGCTGCCGGAGAAGACCGCCGAGGTCCTGGAGGCGGACGGCTGGTTCCACACCGGTGACATCGGCGAGCTGTCCCCGGACGGCTATCTGCGCATCACCGACCGCAAAAAGGACCTGATCAAGACGTCCGGCGGCAAGTACATCGCGCCGGCCGAGGTCGAGGGCCAGTTCAAGGCGGTCTGCCCGTACGTCTCCAACATCCTGGTGCACGGCGCCGACCGGAACTTCTGCACCGCCCTCATCTCCCTCGACGAGCCGTCCCTGATGGAGTGGGCGAAGGAGAACGGCCTGGAGGGCAAGGCGTACGCGGAGGTCGTCGCCGCGCCGGTCACGGTCGCCATGGTGGAGGACTACATCGGGCAGCTCAACTCCGGGCTCCAGCGCTGGCAGACCATCAAGAAGTTCCGGCTGCTGCCGCGCGACCTCGACATCGAGCACGGCGAGATCACCCCCAGCCTGAAGCTCAAGCGCCCGGTCGTCGAGCGCGCGTACAAGCACCTGATCGACGAGATGTACGCGGGCACCCGCGAGGCGTGA
- a CDS encoding response regulator has protein sequence MIAEASTDTRASILLVDDMEDNLIALEAVLGSLNEPLIRARSGEEAMKALLRQRFALVLLDVRMPGMDGFETAAHIKRLDQTKDVPIIFLTGAGDDSGYAFRGYATGAADYLTKPFDPWVLRAKVSVFLDLHRKNRQLERMRDQDRAEYGEVGARLAELELRLTEGQPPDLMTLRTEVRELRRLVRRGRL, from the coding sequence ATGATCGCTGAGGCATCGACCGACACCCGCGCCAGCATCCTCCTCGTGGACGACATGGAGGACAACCTGATCGCGCTCGAAGCCGTCCTGGGATCCCTCAACGAGCCTCTGATACGGGCCCGTTCCGGCGAGGAGGCGATGAAGGCGCTGCTGCGGCAGCGGTTCGCGCTGGTCCTGCTCGACGTCCGGATGCCCGGCATGGACGGCTTCGAGACGGCCGCGCACATCAAACGGCTCGACCAGACCAAGGACGTCCCGATCATCTTCCTGACCGGCGCAGGCGACGACTCCGGGTACGCCTTCCGCGGCTACGCCACCGGCGCCGCCGACTATCTGACCAAGCCGTTCGACCCGTGGGTGCTGCGCGCGAAGGTCAGCGTCTTCCTCGATCTGCACCGCAAGAACCGGCAGTTGGAGCGGATGCGGGACCAGGACCGGGCGGAGTACGGCGAGGTGGGCGCGCGGCTGGCCGAACTGGAACTGCGACTGACCGAGGGACAGCCCCCCGACCTGATGACCCTGCGCACCGAGGTCAGGGAGTTGCGCAGGCTGGTGCGCAGAGGGCGGCTGTAG
- the rpsT gene encoding 30S ribosomal protein S20: MANIKSQIKRIKTNEKARLRNKAVKSSIKTAVRKAREAAAAGDVEKATELQRVAARALDKAVSKGVIHKNQAANKKSALASKVATLKG; the protein is encoded by the coding sequence GTGGCGAACATCAAGTCCCAGATCAAGCGGATCAAGACCAACGAGAAGGCCCGGCTGCGCAACAAGGCCGTGAAGTCCTCCATCAAGACCGCGGTCCGCAAGGCCCGTGAGGCCGCTGCCGCGGGTGACGTCGAGAAGGCCACCGAGCTGCAGCGCGTCGCCGCGCGTGCGCTCGACAAGGCCGTCTCGAAGGGCGTCATCCACAAGAACCAGGCCGCCAACAAGAAGTCGGCGCTTGCTTCCAAGGTCGCGACCCTCAAGGGCTGA
- the holA gene encoding DNA polymerase III subunit delta, with translation MARKTANDDPLAPVTLAVGQEDLLLDRAVQEVVAAARAADADTDVRDLMPEQLQPGTLAELTSPSLFSERKVVVVRNAQDLSADTVKDVKAYLGSPAEEITLVLLHAGGAKGKGLLDAARKVGAREVACPKMTKPADRLAFVRQEFRATGRSATPEACQALVDAIGSDLRELAAAVSQLVADVESTIDEAVVGRYYTGRAEASSFTVADRAVEGRAAEALEALRWALSTGVAPVLITSALAQGVRAIGKLSSARGGRPADLARELGMPPWKIDRVRQQMRGWTPDGVSVALRAVAAADAGVKGGGDDPEYALEKAVVTIARAARSRGRA, from the coding sequence ATGGCAAGGAAGACTGCGAATGACGACCCTCTCGCCCCCGTGACGCTCGCCGTGGGCCAGGAGGACCTGCTGCTCGACCGCGCCGTGCAGGAGGTGGTGGCCGCCGCTCGGGCCGCCGACGCCGACACGGACGTGCGTGATCTCATGCCGGAGCAGTTGCAGCCCGGCACGCTCGCCGAGCTGACCAGCCCGTCGCTGTTCTCCGAGCGCAAGGTCGTGGTCGTGCGCAACGCGCAGGATCTGTCGGCCGACACGGTCAAGGACGTGAAGGCGTATCTCGGCTCGCCCGCCGAGGAGATCACCCTCGTGCTGCTGCACGCGGGCGGCGCCAAGGGCAAGGGCCTGCTCGACGCGGCGCGCAAGGTCGGGGCGCGGGAGGTGGCCTGCCCGAAGATGACCAAGCCGGCGGACCGGCTGGCCTTCGTGCGGCAGGAGTTCAGGGCGACGGGCAGGTCCGCCACGCCCGAGGCATGCCAGGCGCTCGTCGACGCGATCGGGAGTGATCTGCGGGAGTTGGCCGCGGCGGTCTCGCAGTTGGTCGCCGACGTGGAGAGCACGATCGACGAGGCGGTCGTCGGGCGGTACTACACGGGGCGGGCCGAGGCATCGAGCTTCACCGTCGCCGACCGGGCCGTGGAGGGGCGTGCGGCCGAGGCCCTGGAGGCGCTGCGCTGGGCCCTGTCGACGGGGGTCGCGCCGGTCCTGATCACCAGCGCGCTCGCCCAGGGCGTGCGGGCGATCGGGAAGCTGTCGTCGGCCCGGGGCGGCCGTCCCGCCGACCTCGCCCGCGAGTTGGGCATGCCGCCGTGGAAGATCGACCGGGTGCGTCAGCAGATGCGGGGCTGGACACCGGACGGGGTCTCGGTGGCGCTGCGCGCGGTGGCCGCGGCGGACGCGGGCGTCAAGGGCGGTGGCGACGATCCGGAGTACGCCCTGGAGAAGGCCGTGGTGACGATCGCCAGGGCGGCACGCTCACGCGGCAGGGCGTAG